A portion of the Lolium rigidum isolate FL_2022 chromosome 1, APGP_CSIRO_Lrig_0.1, whole genome shotgun sequence genome contains these proteins:
- the LOC124648565 gene encoding uncharacterized protein LOC124648565: MPKQAHSAAQIFPTPNPRFPMVRLAPSPPTRTTATAPDADHPSPPSRLLSKHRPRRRAAPPRPTLPPPAPTRGQPDLNRCSCCLVRLPPPPPGAKRHPIRPLRSLWRIVLLCSECLSLLRAAAVCSYCLSLDNLPSEDSAVTCRSCNRCVHHHCILAEHRMALVQPIDLDDFVCVDCCPTVKPGRKNVGTASVPKLELAITEPHSAGRGKRDALASAKLNSPRKAVPVSKEVRALVAVGGESQSNGDPDLPDEKLALQLHLAMNGSQRISRSGSASGIVSAGQGKVKKGLVSGRKVNEDLGLCVTNMMDHLDYGETAAEMQSNWNAKHVMGLDPSVTVVLALEYTGKYAEDCMGGKRKGPPGTNQHDGLVDRYQMKYTRKSSKQANAQSTGNRTMPNGNVSDSGKGKTPMT, from the coding sequence ATGCCCAAGCAGGCCCATTCCGCCGCCCAAATCTTTCCCACCCCAAACCCTAGGTTCCCAATGGTGCGGCTCGCACCCAGCCCCCCAAcccgcaccaccgccaccgcccccgacGCCGACCACCCCTCTCCGCCGTCTCGTCTCCTCTCCAAGCATCGCCCGCGCCGCCGtgccgcgccgccccgcccgaCCTTGCCGCCCCCTGCGCCCACGCGCGGCCAGCCCGACCTCAACCGCTGCAGCTGCTGCTTggtccgcctcccgccgccgccaccgggcgCCAAGCGCCACCCAATCCGTCCTCTCCGCTCCCTCTGGCGCATCGTCCTCCTCTGCTCCGAATGCCTCTCCCTgcttcgcgccgccgccgtctgctCCTACTGCCTCTCCCTCGACAACCTCCCGTCCGAGGACTCCGCCGTCACATGCCGCAGCTGCAACCGCTGCGTCCACCACCACTGCATCCTTGCCGAGCACCGTATGGCCCTGGTCCAGCCTATCGATTTGGACGATTTCGTCTGCGTGGATTGCTGCCCGACCGTGAAGCCCGGTAGAAAGAATGTGGGAACCGCATCCGTTCCTAAGCTGGAGCTGGCCATCACGGAGCCCCATTCTGCAGGGAGGGGGAAGCGAGATGCTCTCGCTTCCGCTAAGTTGAATTCCCCCAGGAAGGCTGTGCCAGTTTCCAAGGAGGTGAGGGCCCTCGTTGCTGTAGGTGGGGAGTCACAGAGCAACGGTGATCCGGACCTGCCAGACGAGAAGTTGGCGTTGCAGCTGCATCTGGCGATGAACGGGTCGCAGAGGATTTCTCGTTCCGGTAGCGCATCGGGGATTGTCTCCGCTGGGCAGGGCAAAGTGAAGAAAGGATTGGTTTCTGGGAGGAAGGTTAATGAGGATCTGGGCCTTTGTGTCACCAATATGATGGATCATCTCGACTATGGTGAGACTGCAGCAGAGATGCAAAGCAACTGGAATGCAAAACATGTTATGGGGCTTGATCCCTCTGTCACAGTGGTTCTTGCACTGGAGTATACAGGTAAATACGCTGAGGACTGTATGGGAGGTAAAAGGAAAGGTCCTCCTGGGACTAATCAGCATGATGGGTTGGTGGATCGGTATCAGATGAAGTACACGAGGAAGTCAAGTAAGCAGGCGAATGCCCAAAGCACTGGAAACAGGACCATGCCCAATGGAAATGTTAGTGACAGTGGTAAGGGCAAAACTCCCATGACATAG